The Akkermansia sp. N21116 genome includes a region encoding these proteins:
- a CDS encoding discoidin domain-containing protein: MRSSRSRLYGWAVFAAMVPVGVAVMSIAEARTLLNFNSDWGFWRGEKPGAEKPGYDDSGFARITLPHTMRLETKHCGGAANVYQGIGWYRRYFTVPDEFRNQRVVLDFEGVMIDSTYYLNGEEIGTRNGGYIGFSLDITDKIKWGESNVLAVRVSNRDNPDTPPGKPLANLDFHYYGGIYRDVAMKVTDKLHITDSLSADRVAGGGVFVTYPSVSEEVATVHVRTHVKNDREAAAGLKVRTLLKDADGRIVARGETPASSLSSGDDRHFEQKLDVPHPHLWDTKSPYLYTLVSEIVVDGRPVDVVETRIGIRTIAFKPDGFYLNGKKLYLRGANRHQSYQNVGDAAPNSMQRRDALQIRDNGFNFVRATHYPQDPAFLDACDELGLLVIECQPGWQFFGKSRTFYDRTHRDTREMIRRDRNRPSVILWETSLNETGYSEQWARESTEIAHAEYPGNQMYTAADYGYHGKYYDACYKVVDCSLDGVQKDFNPDKPFLTREWGDWGHQSLRKQGEALMLDQVHARQDQLNGRGYPDWGGLDANKRIAGYCLWSWNDYARGSASVTLGSGAVDIDRFGKYSAYWLETMQPARDPQYGPKVFVASTNSPDSSLDVDVFSNCDSVKFYRNGKFVGEQTREEALKACPHIGEKGGSPIFRFSLSGYEAGELKAEAYLDGKLVKTHAVSTPGNPARVVVEPDLKGIAPVADGADLIPVHVKVVDAEGTVVPGFKGNVRVGVEGAGALVGGKMPRIRVENQQPDGGIGFFFAKTGNSPGKLILKASSDGLEAGEAVVESLPFTGRFVPGPEPRWTRSEADLEDKAELFLNLAAGCPVTVSSAQEQNPAAAVTDEDEGSRWAASDGSFPQTVEIDLKAPASMSAIEIIWENTLAYVFRLETSGDGKTWFPAVEGKAVQGRSLSPVRTHARYVRVVVTGVEGEAGWASIREIRVRPLGEGEELSPGEPVPNADVVCLTASAPSEPDRGTDKLRDGETVIGSGWLSASSECPQSVTMEFKSPQTLTGSRIYWEKDSSQYTYDMEVSSDGKNWNKVMDQRQVAGQYFKPEFFPVPVKNVRYVRVTLTQVNSGAGVNKIGMAEWILYRQPGT, encoded by the coding sequence ATGAGAAGTTCGAGAAGCAGATTGTATGGATGGGCTGTGTTTGCGGCTATGGTTCCGGTCGGAGTGGCTGTCATGTCTATTGCCGAGGCTCGGACACTTTTGAATTTCAATAGTGATTGGGGGTTTTGGCGCGGAGAAAAACCGGGTGCCGAGAAGCCGGGGTACGATGATTCCGGATTTGCCCGGATAACTCTCCCCCATACGATGCGCCTGGAAACCAAGCATTGCGGCGGAGCGGCCAATGTTTATCAGGGCATTGGCTGGTACAGACGTTATTTTACGGTACCGGATGAATTTCGCAACCAGCGTGTTGTGCTGGATTTCGAAGGGGTGATGATTGACAGTACGTACTATTTGAACGGAGAAGAAATCGGTACCAGAAACGGAGGATATATCGGATTTTCCCTGGATATTACGGACAAAATCAAATGGGGGGAATCTAATGTGCTGGCCGTGCGCGTATCCAACAGGGACAATCCGGATACTCCTCCTGGAAAGCCTCTGGCGAATCTGGATTTCCATTATTACGGAGGTATTTACCGGGACGTTGCCATGAAGGTGACGGATAAACTGCATATTACGGATTCCCTGTCGGCGGATCGCGTGGCGGGTGGCGGCGTATTTGTGACGTACCCGAGTGTCTCCGAAGAAGTGGCGACGGTTCATGTCCGAACCCATGTTAAAAACGACCGGGAGGCGGCAGCCGGGTTGAAGGTCCGCACTTTATTGAAAGATGCGGACGGACGGATTGTTGCACGTGGGGAGACCCCGGCGAGTTCCCTTTCTTCCGGAGACGACCGTCATTTCGAACAAAAGCTTGATGTACCTCATCCTCATTTGTGGGATACGAAATCCCCCTACCTCTATACGCTGGTGAGTGAAATTGTCGTCGATGGGCGGCCGGTAGATGTGGTGGAAACCCGTATCGGGATCCGTACGATTGCCTTTAAGCCGGATGGTTTTTACTTGAATGGGAAAAAGTTGTATTTGCGCGGCGCCAACAGGCATCAAAGCTACCAGAATGTCGGGGATGCAGCCCCGAATTCCATGCAGCGCAGGGATGCCTTGCAGATCAGGGACAATGGGTTCAATTTTGTCCGTGCGACGCACTATCCCCAGGATCCCGCTTTTCTGGATGCCTGCGACGAGCTCGGGCTTTTGGTGATCGAGTGTCAGCCCGGGTGGCAGTTTTTCGGGAAATCCCGGACGTTTTACGACAGGACTCACCGGGATACGCGTGAGATGATCCGCCGGGATCGTAATCGTCCCAGCGTCATTCTATGGGAGACGTCCCTCAATGAAACGGGGTATTCCGAGCAGTGGGCTCGTGAGTCTACCGAGATTGCCCATGCCGAGTACCCGGGGAACCAGATGTATACGGCGGCGGACTATGGCTATCATGGAAAGTATTACGATGCCTGCTACAAGGTGGTGGATTGTTCTCTGGATGGCGTGCAGAAGGATTTTAATCCCGACAAGCCTTTCCTGACACGTGAATGGGGAGATTGGGGACATCAGTCTTTGCGGAAGCAAGGGGAAGCTCTCATGTTGGACCAGGTTCATGCCCGGCAGGATCAGCTCAATGGTCGCGGTTATCCCGATTGGGGCGGGCTGGATGCCAACAAGCGTATCGCCGGTTATTGTTTGTGGAGTTGGAACGATTATGCACGCGGCTCGGCTTCTGTCACACTTGGCAGCGGAGCAGTGGATATTGACCGTTTCGGCAAGTATAGCGCGTATTGGCTGGAGACGATGCAGCCGGCGAGGGATCCCCAGTATGGACCGAAAGTATTTGTTGCCAGTACTAATTCGCCCGATTCTTCTCTGGATGTCGATGTCTTTTCCAATTGTGACAGTGTCAAATTCTACCGTAATGGAAAATTCGTCGGTGAACAAACGCGTGAAGAAGCCTTGAAGGCATGTCCGCATATTGGAGAAAAGGGAGGCAGTCCGATTTTCCGGTTTTCTCTGTCCGGTTATGAGGCTGGTGAACTGAAGGCCGAAGCCTATCTGGACGGGAAGCTTGTCAAAACGCATGCCGTGTCCACTCCCGGCAATCCCGCCCGCGTGGTTGTGGAGCCGGATTTGAAAGGGATTGCTCCTGTAGCGGATGGGGCCGACCTGATCCCCGTGCATGTCAAAGTCGTAGATGCCGAAGGGACGGTAGTTCCCGGTTTCAAAGGGAATGTCCGGGTTGGTGTGGAAGGGGCAGGAGCCCTCGTCGGAGGAAAGATGCCGCGCATCCGGGTGGAGAACCAGCAGCCCGATGGCGGAATCGGCTTTTTCTTTGCAAAGACGGGGAACTCCCCAGGAAAACTTATTTTGAAAGCTTCGTCCGATGGGCTGGAAGCTGGCGAAGCGGTTGTGGAATCCCTCCCGTTTACAGGACGTTTTGTACCGGGACCGGAGCCCCGGTGGACGCGCAGCGAGGCCGATTTGGAAGACAAGGCTGAATTGTTCCTCAATTTGGCGGCGGGGTGTCCTGTAACGGTTTCTTCCGCCCAAGAGCAAAATCCTGCTGCTGCGGTGACGGATGAAGACGAAGGATCCCGTTGGGCTGCCTCGGATGGTTCATTCCCCCAGACGGTGGAGATAGATCTGAAGGCTCCTGCATCCATGTCGGCCATTGAGATCATCTGGGAGAATACTCTTGCCTATGTCTTTCGTCTGGAAACATCCGGAGATGGAAAAACATGGTTCCCTGCTGTAGAAGGCAAAGCAGTCCAGGGACGCAGCTTGAGTCCGGTGCGTACTCATGCCCGTTATGTCCGAGTGGTAGTGACGGGAGTTGAAGGCGAGGCGGGTTGGGCCTCCATCCGGGAAATTCGCGTTCGTCCCCTAGGAGAAGGGGAGGAACTGTCTCCGGGGGAACCTGTTCCCAATGCCGATGTAGTGTGCTTGACTGCTTCAGCCCCTTCTGAACCGGATCGAGGAACGGATAAGCTCCGTGATGGAGAAACGGTGATCGGTTCCGGCTGGTTGTCGGCTTCATCCGAATGTCCCCAGTCGGTGACGATGGAGTTCAAATCACCGCAGACTTTGACTGGCAGCCGGATTTATTGGGAAAAAGACAGTTCCCAATACACTTACGACATGGAGGTTTCCTCCGATGGAAAAAACTGGAACAAGGTGATGGACCAGCGTCAGGTGGCGGGGCAGTATTTCAAGCCGGAGTTTTTCCCGGTTCCCGTAAAGAATGTCCGTTATGTCCGGGTGACGCTTACGCAGGTGAATTCCGGGGCTGGCGTTAACAAGATCGGAATGGCGGAATGGATTCTATACCGCCAGCCCGGGACATAA
- a CDS encoding cupin domain-containing protein: protein MSSFVFYNSVSGQDLGDGVVRKILAHDEKLMMVEVSFDAGAVGALHNHEHEQVCYVLEGLFEFTIGDETRLVGKGDSLHFSSMVMHGTRCLEAGRLLDVFTPCRMDFLS from the coding sequence ATGAGTTCATTTGTGTTTTACAATTCCGTATCCGGACAGGATTTAGGGGATGGCGTTGTACGGAAGATACTGGCTCATGACGAGAAACTGATGATGGTGGAGGTATCTTTCGACGCGGGGGCTGTCGGGGCACTCCACAATCATGAGCATGAACAGGTTTGTTATGTGCTGGAGGGACTTTTTGAATTTACGATCGGCGATGAGACCCGCCTGGTCGGCAAGGGTGACTCCCTGCATTTTTCATCGATGGTGATGCATGGTACCCGTTGTCTGGAGGCAGGGAGGTTACTGGATGTATTTACGCCCTGCCGTATGGATTTCCTTTCCTGA
- a CDS encoding mechanosensitive ion channel family protein — MQLEAVEKEATVDQTIQALSAELSNRLDTLPREMTRFDSLRNDYMNQRTRLKSSLDELAVVLYSQSYANFFSLTYYCQRVADINTTFHGKHFPFNRFRSFILSEQQKLSQLKLALENIDPSSLSSAGKSAREKAIGSCDELNSSIKAFDEQVQADEKLFIQLGKEIEELNTYANGNTNSVNIKKLSLPQKAQAPSSETEQVETKTDSILPAPVAKILDTAIDTVSTAPHPATENQNGSIGNDGQMYEMMNQAFWQPIPIISNFKDNWPSFIDALRTTYTKDTGTIKNKELRLLGISFFIFLVVCYLVSRLIFRVFLKSLMTKRNALPKIPFYTLAGTFILLALCFIAVNTFQNLDVMASITLLGTEFFFIVAAIILSLTIRLPHEKMWAGLRLYSPMVVLCAIFVSFRICMVPNIIINFSLPFIFLIMAFLNALLVRKTEKSLPMIDRALSTVSLLVTIAGTIACFKGYCFMSFLCTLIWIMLMSSLLFLSAISQLLHQFQARLNKKSPTNNTSWFQILVTKLALPLMSVILIIYSFLWPADIFDMTHMLTDWSSKAYSINDVIKELSVNNIIIIIVIGIILHYLISLGKHTLHEIYKDQYETGAIPTFITLSSFALWGIFIFTALTIVHADYHGLLMVMGGMSMGIGFALKDTIDNIICGLSLMFGRLRQGDIVECDGIRGKVSSIGYRTTFIETTDGSIIAFQNNQLFNKNFRNLTRNHLYECIKVEVGISYGTNVEFARQLILDATRKIDVLSKIKNTLVVLDNFGDSSVNLGVWVWVPVRAKASALSRVREAIYHTFNDNGIEIPFPQQDIYVKSFPEQPQEQSSASTKDIPPTASPPVTPSVS, encoded by the coding sequence ATGCAATTGGAGGCGGTCGAAAAGGAAGCCACCGTTGATCAAACAATTCAGGCCCTCTCTGCCGAATTGTCCAACCGCTTAGACACGCTCCCCAGGGAGATGACTCGCTTCGACTCCCTCAGGAACGACTATATGAACCAAAGGACGCGCCTGAAAAGCAGTTTGGATGAACTGGCCGTTGTCCTCTATTCGCAAAGTTACGCCAACTTTTTCTCACTCACCTATTATTGCCAGAGAGTCGCCGACATCAACACCACATTCCACGGAAAGCATTTTCCATTCAACCGTTTCAGGAGCTTCATCCTCAGCGAACAGCAAAAACTATCCCAGCTCAAGCTGGCATTGGAGAACATCGATCCCTCCTCTCTTTCCTCTGCCGGGAAATCCGCCCGGGAAAAAGCCATCGGATCATGCGATGAGCTCAACAGCAGTATCAAAGCATTTGACGAACAAGTCCAAGCGGACGAAAAATTGTTCATCCAACTTGGAAAAGAAATTGAAGAACTTAACACTTACGCCAACGGAAACACCAATTCCGTCAATATCAAAAAATTATCCCTTCCTCAAAAGGCACAGGCTCCTTCCTCGGAAACAGAGCAAGTGGAAACGAAAACAGACAGTATTCTACCTGCTCCAGTCGCAAAAATCCTGGATACGGCAATCGATACGGTCTCCACGGCCCCGCATCCAGCCACTGAAAACCAAAATGGTTCCATTGGAAATGACGGTCAAATGTATGAAATGATGAATCAGGCTTTCTGGCAGCCCATACCCATTATTTCAAATTTCAAAGACAACTGGCCATCTTTCATTGATGCCCTCCGTACAACTTACACCAAGGACACCGGAACCATCAAAAACAAAGAGCTTCGCCTATTGGGCATTTCGTTTTTCATCTTTTTGGTCGTATGTTACCTAGTCTCCAGACTCATCTTCCGAGTCTTCCTCAAATCCTTGATGACCAAAAGAAACGCTCTTCCTAAAATACCGTTCTATACGCTGGCAGGCACTTTCATCCTCCTGGCCCTCTGCTTTATCGCCGTCAATACCTTCCAAAATCTGGACGTCATGGCAAGCATCACCCTTCTGGGTACGGAGTTTTTCTTCATTGTCGCCGCCATCATCCTTTCCCTGACAATACGACTGCCTCATGAAAAAATGTGGGCCGGATTGCGTCTTTATTCTCCGATGGTTGTCCTGTGCGCCATTTTCGTTTCTTTCCGCATTTGCATGGTGCCCAACATCATCATCAACTTTTCCCTTCCTTTCATCTTCCTGATCATGGCTTTCCTCAACGCCCTGCTGGTCAGAAAAACGGAAAAAAGCCTCCCCATGATCGATCGTGCCTTGAGCACCGTCTCCCTGCTTGTCACCATCGCCGGAACCATCGCCTGTTTCAAAGGATATTGCTTCATGAGTTTCCTCTGTACTCTCATCTGGATCATGCTCATGAGCAGCCTCTTGTTCCTGTCGGCAATTTCCCAGCTCCTGCATCAGTTTCAGGCCCGCCTCAACAAAAAGAGCCCAACAAACAATACATCATGGTTTCAGATACTCGTCACCAAGCTGGCTCTCCCCCTGATGAGCGTCATCCTGATCATTTACAGTTTCCTGTGGCCTGCGGATATTTTCGACATGACTCACATGCTCACGGACTGGTCTTCCAAAGCCTACTCCATCAACGATGTTATCAAAGAGCTCTCTGTCAATAACATCATAATCATTATCGTCATAGGAATCATCCTCCACTACTTGATCTCCCTGGGTAAGCACACCCTTCATGAAATCTATAAGGACCAGTACGAAACGGGTGCCATCCCCACCTTCATCACCCTTTCATCCTTCGCCTTGTGGGGAATTTTCATCTTCACGGCACTCACCATCGTCCATGCCGACTATCACGGTCTCCTCATGGTCATGGGCGGCATGAGCATGGGTATCGGCTTTGCCTTGAAAGATACCATCGACAACATTATCTGCGGACTCTCCCTTATGTTCGGGCGGTTGCGCCAAGGAGACATCGTAGAATGCGACGGCATCCGCGGCAAAGTTTCATCTATCGGCTACCGCACCACTTTCATCGAAACAACAGACGGCTCCATTATCGCATTCCAAAACAACCAGTTATTCAACAAGAACTTCCGCAACCTTACACGCAACCACCTCTACGAATGCATCAAGGTCGAAGTCGGTATCTCCTACGGCACCAATGTCGAATTCGCCCGGCAATTGATCCTTGATGCAACGCGGAAAATCGATGTCCTCTCCAAAATCAAGAATACCCTGGTCGTCCTGGACAATTTCGGGGACAGCTCCGTCAACCTCGGAGTCTGGGTCTGGGTTCCAGTCCGAGCCAAAGCATCCGCCCTCTCACGAGTCCGCGAAGCCATCTACCATACATTCAATGACAATGGCATCGAAATTCCTTTCCCACAACAGGACATTTACGTCAAATCCTTTCCTGAGCAACCCCAGGAACAATCTTCTGCCTCGACAAAAGACATCCCCCCTACAGCCTCTCCGCCAGTAACTCCGTCCGTTTCCTGA
- the queF gene encoding preQ(1) synthase, translating into MSNDLSLLGAQSSFYTNPDDAKLEAFPNRTPGRPYVITLDTHEFSSLCPVTGQPDYCHMTITYVPAEKCVETKSLKYYLASFRNYPSFNEQIVNRIVDDLVAAIQPQWLKVEGRFSPRGGIQLTTTAEHCPENRPL; encoded by the coding sequence ATGAGCAACGATCTGTCCCTACTCGGAGCACAAAGCTCCTTCTATACCAATCCTGACGATGCCAAACTGGAAGCATTCCCCAACAGAACGCCCGGACGCCCCTATGTCATCACGCTTGATACACACGAGTTTTCCTCGCTATGCCCCGTCACCGGCCAACCCGATTACTGCCACATGACCATCACCTATGTCCCGGCTGAAAAATGCGTAGAGACGAAATCCCTTAAATACTATCTTGCTTCCTTCCGTAACTACCCGTCCTTCAACGAGCAAATAGTCAACCGCATCGTGGACGACCTCGTTGCCGCCATCCAGCCACAATGGCTGAAAGTAGAAGGCCGTTTCTCGCCCCGCGGCGGCATCCAGCTTACAACCACGGCCGAGCACTGTCCGGAAAACCGCCCCCTTTAA
- the queC gene encoding 7-cyano-7-deazaguanine synthase QueC translates to MDRQQVTVLLSGGLDSSVALHWASRYHNVRLALSFHYGSKHAVHELECARLQADSLDIEHRVIDISAISRHLKSALLEGGDPIPDGNYDESNMIQTVVPFRNGIFLSIAAGIAESMESTALVIAAHAGDHTIYPDCREEFMKAMSDAIRLGTYAGMEILRPFIEYSKGDIVRTGHDLGVDFSKTYSCYKGGDIHCGTCGTCMERKEAFRNAGLQDPTNYLR, encoded by the coding sequence ATGGACCGTCAACAAGTCACAGTCCTGCTCAGCGGCGGTCTGGATTCATCCGTAGCCCTTCACTGGGCATCCCGATACCATAACGTCCGGTTGGCTCTCAGTTTCCACTACGGATCCAAGCATGCCGTCCATGAGCTCGAATGCGCCCGCCTTCAAGCAGACTCCCTGGACATCGAACACCGGGTGATCGACATTTCCGCTATCTCCCGCCACCTCAAGTCCGCTCTTCTGGAAGGGGGGGATCCTATTCCAGACGGCAATTACGACGAATCCAACATGATCCAGACCGTTGTCCCCTTCCGCAACGGGATTTTCCTCTCCATAGCCGCCGGAATTGCGGAAAGCATGGAATCGACCGCTCTCGTTATTGCCGCCCATGCCGGAGATCACACAATCTATCCGGATTGCCGGGAAGAATTCATGAAAGCCATGTCCGACGCGATCCGCTTGGGCACCTATGCCGGAATGGAAATTCTCCGACCCTTCATCGAATACAGCAAAGGAGACATCGTCCGTACCGGCCACGACCTCGGCGTCGATTTTTCCAAAACCTACTCCTGTTACAAGGGAGGAGATATCCATTGCGGCACTTGCGGTACCTGTATGGAACGCAAGGAAGCATTCCGGAATGCCGGACTTCAAGATCCGACCAATTATCTCCGATAA